A window from uncultured Anaeromusa sp. encodes these proteins:
- the flgL gene encoding flagellar hook-associated protein FlgL, translating to MRITNNMMFDTSIRNLNANLERLDAAQVQYSTQSKIQVPSDDPVIATRAIKYRDYVADVQQYQKNTSDATSWMEVTDDALQGIADYMTRLKELISNGANDTNSTSSKAAIADEIKEIKKGLVDTMNTSYAGRYVFAGYNTDQPPYKLVTETLSSGAKVDKVLYKGQALSVGGPVSASIPNADILNFCDDTVAKSAPVYNQKGTWNLTANGTEYSVDLSAVTNAGTLQTAIDTAAGAGTFTVGTNGSGYLTLTPGGAVTSYKIGSQSDLGFASSYKTGSTAQDISYHVSNGSEVKVNIEGQNIIGWSGDSVNGGYTAGTNLFDTLDKVLLGLNGESSYKTVDSTGAVQTTSFTSSSKLVSSCLDELDVDLNRITKSQSELGARMNYVDSTDTRLSSNNLTFSKLQSKNEDIDVAQASIEVNSAKSVYEAALSVTSKVTNTSLVDYLR from the coding sequence ATGCGTATAACAAATAATATGATGTTTGATACAAGCATTCGTAATTTGAATGCGAATTTAGAGCGGCTGGATGCGGCACAGGTTCAATATTCTACTCAGTCTAAAATCCAAGTGCCTTCGGATGATCCGGTGATTGCTACGCGGGCCATTAAGTATCGCGACTATGTGGCGGATGTGCAGCAATATCAGAAAAACACCTCCGACGCTACCTCCTGGATGGAAGTAACAGATGATGCGCTACAGGGAATCGCTGATTATATGACTCGCTTGAAAGAATTGATTAGCAACGGTGCCAATGATACTAATTCTACATCCAGTAAAGCAGCCATTGCTGACGAGATTAAAGAAATAAAAAAAGGGCTTGTGGATACGATGAACACATCGTATGCGGGGCGCTATGTTTTTGCGGGATATAATACAGATCAGCCTCCGTATAAATTGGTGACCGAGACGTTGAGCAGCGGCGCTAAGGTGGATAAAGTCCTCTATAAAGGGCAGGCCCTTAGTGTTGGCGGGCCTGTATCGGCTTCGATACCCAATGCAGACATTCTGAACTTTTGCGATGATACGGTAGCTAAGTCTGCGCCGGTATATAATCAGAAGGGGACCTGGAACTTGACCGCTAACGGTACTGAATATTCGGTGGATCTAAGCGCGGTAACTAATGCGGGGACCTTGCAAACCGCTATTGATACGGCGGCAGGGGCAGGAACGTTTACCGTAGGAACAAATGGTTCTGGATATTTGACGTTAACGCCAGGAGGCGCTGTTACTTCCTATAAAATTGGTTCGCAAAGCGATCTTGGTTTTGCTTCTTCGTATAAAACCGGCTCTACTGCGCAAGATATTAGCTATCATGTGAGTAATGGTAGTGAAGTCAAAGTTAATATTGAAGGACAAAATATAATCGGTTGGTCGGGAGATTCAGTCAATGGAGGTTATACGGCAGGAACTAACTTATTTGATACTCTGGATAAGGTGCTTTTAGGGCTTAATGGAGAAAGCTCCTACAAGACAGTTGATTCCACTGGGGCGGTTCAGACTACGTCGTTCACAAGCAGCAGCAAATTAGTAAGTTCATGCTTAGACGAACTAGATGTAGACTTGAATCGAATTACTAAATCGCAATCCGAGCTAGGTGCTCGCATGAACTATGTGGATTCGACAGATACGCGATTGTCTAGCAACAATCTTACTTTTAGTAAGTTACAAAGTAAAAATGAGGATA
- the flgK gene encoding flagellar hook-associated protein FlgK, with protein MASTFYGVSIANSGLRSSKAALLTTSNNVANVKTTGYSRQVVTQVAAGAAATYSGSGIIGGGSDVTAIERERNWRLDQSYWSQNTTQTTWQTKSDTMSQIEAVFGEPSDNGFTTVMKNFHDALENLSKASADSSVRTTVQSYGQAFCQYLQDSAANLQAQREGVNQDVKTSVDLINSYAAQLASLNGAISQAKASGSAANELQDQRDLLLDKLSGVTGVTVTKTAQNGDDSNPVWTVSIGNQTLVHGTKANKLECVASTTDAGMFDVKWEASGDAFDANGGSLGSQLELRDGTGAGGTYQGIRYYQTQLDEFARTFAKSFNTQHEAGYGSDGSGGPTSVYPTDFFTFENSTGAVSSQIFQTTYSSNYNNITAANISLSSDVKDDTAKIAAASSNPKTTTGESDNNNAKALADLLQSSNCMGTGKGTPEDALNAIITTMGTNSSYAKRMADNMKSAVATVSTRRASVSGVSTNEEASNLTMYQQAYEASAKVMTTWDDIYTTTLGLLNGD; from the coding sequence ATGGCATCGACTTTTTACGGAGTAAGTATCGCCAACAGCGGTTTGCGAAGCAGCAAAGCGGCTTTGCTCACTACTAGCAATAACGTCGCCAATGTAAAAACAACGGGCTATTCAAGACAAGTAGTTACCCAGGTGGCTGCCGGTGCGGCAGCCACCTATAGCGGCAGCGGCATTATTGGCGGCGGTTCAGATGTAACCGCTATTGAGCGCGAGAGAAATTGGCGTTTAGATCAAAGCTACTGGTCTCAGAACACAACACAAACGACTTGGCAAACCAAGTCAGATACCATGTCTCAGATTGAGGCCGTTTTTGGAGAACCGTCGGATAATGGGTTTACTACGGTTATGAAGAATTTTCATGATGCCCTGGAAAACCTGAGTAAGGCTTCGGCAGATTCATCAGTGAGGACAACCGTGCAGTCCTATGGACAAGCATTTTGCCAGTATTTGCAGGATTCAGCGGCTAACTTGCAAGCGCAGCGAGAGGGTGTTAATCAAGATGTTAAAACTAGTGTTGATTTAATTAACTCGTATGCAGCACAATTAGCCTCTTTGAATGGCGCTATTTCGCAGGCGAAAGCAAGCGGCTCGGCGGCCAATGAATTGCAGGATCAGCGTGATTTGTTATTAGATAAGTTGTCCGGCGTTACAGGAGTGACGGTTACTAAAACGGCCCAAAACGGCGATGATAGTAACCCTGTATGGACGGTAAGTATTGGAAATCAGACGCTGGTACATGGAACTAAGGCCAATAAATTAGAATGTGTAGCTTCTACGACTGACGCGGGAATGTTTGATGTTAAGTGGGAAGCATCTGGAGATGCTTTTGATGCCAATGGCGGTTCATTGGGGTCACAGTTGGAACTGCGTGACGGAACCGGTGCGGGAGGTACGTATCAGGGAATTCGTTACTATCAAACTCAGTTAGATGAATTTGCTAGAACCTTCGCGAAAAGTTTCAATACGCAACATGAAGCTGGTTATGGCTCAGATGGTAGCGGCGGACCAACGTCAGTATACCCAACAGATTTTTTTACGTTTGAAAATAGTACGGGCGCTGTTAGTTCGCAGATATTTCAAACCACATATTCTTCAAATTACAATAATATAACCGCTGCTAATATATCACTATCGTCTGATGTGAAAGATGATACGGCTAAAATTGCTGCTGCTTCTAGCAATCCTAAAACGACAACAGGAGAAAGTGACAATAACAATGCTAAGGCGCTGGCCGATTTGTTGCAGTCTTCTAATTGTATGGGGACGGGAAAAGGAACCCCGGAAGATGCCTTAAATGCTATCATCACAACGATGGGAACGAATAGTTCTTACGCAAAACGGATGGCAGATAATATGAAGTCGGCAGTGGCTACTGTTTCCACGCGGCGTGCATCTGTATCCGGCGTTTCTACGAATGAAGAAGCTTCTAACTTAACGATGTATCAACAAGCGTATGAAGCATCTGCTAAAGTTATGACTACGTGGGATGATATTTACACCACAACATTGGGTTTGTTGAATGGTGATTGA